One genomic window of Punica granatum isolate Tunisia-2019 chromosome 1, ASM765513v2, whole genome shotgun sequence includes the following:
- the LOC116192439 gene encoding pentatricopeptide repeat-containing protein At4g28010, with amino-acid sequence MRKRSMLRPPLRGFSSMSAPPVSLGTVDSQLRSLLEKPSSRQFTEAASLFHLSIDSGSPPSPSTSSSLVDALVRSKNYELALSVYTKMARSSVPPRFVALRGLVECFVNAGSTGLALGALGLMLRRGFSVNAYVMNVVLNGLCRNCGVEAAAEFFRKMEGNGVLPDVISYNVMINGLCKAKKIDDAVELLVEMKTVKCFPNLVTYTTLMDGLCKVGRVEKAAEMMHDMKEQGLDADVVVYGALINGFCRIGNYDRGKELLDEMVDKGIFPNVITFNSLVNGLSKMGRFEEAMVMLDAMIERGIHPDVYIYTSLIDGLCKKGVVKKAVEMLNLMVEKGEEPNSVTYNIVIHGLCKEGLIDEAFRIFGMMTEKGKERDAVTYNALLMGLCNKGRTEEAIHLFNLMVSDKNYAKPDVKTFNMLMNGLFKNGRVDDALKIYRKMAKRGTPGTVVTYNTLLSGYLGAGRIHEAMQVWRQIHELGLEPNSVTYSSIIDGMCKIGLMNIAKGFFMKMRASEPCPVLADFNTLMAFLCKESSLEQANRLFQEIRIANLEPDVASFNIMIDGTLRAGDIQSAKALLTEMLKSGLTPDMLTFSALIKWLSKHGQLDDAKLVYERIVSSGFIPDSAVFDSLLKGCVSSGDKDGIIYFLQQMADKGAVIDLKITRTILSCLSQDFVDLDVKDLPDFAQGKSSPGIRCAEFLAELRRSYPRLGLSAT; translated from the coding sequence ATGAGGAAGAGATCAATGCTGAGGCCTCCATTGAGAGGCTTCTCTTCAATGTCTGCGCCTCCGGTTTCACTCGGCACCGTCGATTCCCAGCTTCGATCTCTCCTGGAGAAGCCGAGTTCGCGTCAATTCACAGAGGCAGCTTCCCTGTTCCATCTCTCAATCGACTCCGGCTCGCCACCATCTCCTTCGACCTCCAGCTCCCTCGTCGACGCCCTGGTGAGGTCCAAAAACTACGAGCTTGCCCTCTCTGTTTACACGAAGATGGCCCGGTCCAGTGTCCCGCCTAGGTTTGTTGCATTGAGAGGTTTAGTCGAGTGTTTCGTGAATGCAGGCAGTACTGGACTTGCCTTAGGTGCGTTGGGGTTGATGCTGAGGCGCGGTTTCAGCGTGAACGCTTATGTGATGAATGTCGTGCTAAATGGATTGTGTAGGAACTGTGGGGTTGAGGCGGCAGCGGAGTTTTTCCGCAAGATGGAGGGCAACGGCGTGTTGCCTGATGTTATCAGTTACAACGTGATGATAAATGGACTTTGCAAGGCTAAGAAAATTGATGATGCTGTGGAGCTTTTGGTTGAAATGAAGACGGTGAAATGTTTCCCGAATTTGGTGACGTACACCACTCTGATGGATGGGCTCTGTAAGGTCGGCAGAGTCGAGAAGGCCGCGGAGATGATGCACGATATGAAAGAGCAGGGCCTTGATGCTGATGTGGTGGTGTACGGGGCTCTGATAAATGGGTTCTGTCGAATAGGGAATTACGATCGGGGGAAAGAACTTTTAGATGAGATGGTGGATAAAGGAATTTTCCCTAACGTAATTACGTTCAACTCCTTAGTAAATGGCCTTTCTAAGATGGGGAGATTCGAAGAAGCCATGGTGATGTTGGATGCTATGATTGAACGTGGGATTCACCCCGATGTTTATATTTATACAAGTTTGATTGATGGCCTATGCAAGAAGGGAGTCGTGAAGAAAGCAGTGGAGATGCTGAACCTGATGGTGGAGAAGGGTGAGGAGCCGAATTCTGTGACTTATAATATTGTAATTCATGGGCTGTGCAAGGAAGGTCTGATCGATGAAGCATTTAGAATCTTCGGTATGATGAcggagaaagggaaagagcgtGATGCGGTTACTTATAATGCGTTGCTGATGGGGCTTTGCAACAAAGGCAGGACTGAGGAGGCGATCCATCTGTTCAATCTGATGGTGAGTGATAAAAACTATGCCAAGCCCGATGTTAAGACTTTTAACATGCTGATGAATGGGCTTTTCAAAAATGGGCGTGTGGATGATGCTCTTAAAATCTATCGTAAGATGGCAAAGAGGGGGACTCCTGGTACCGTAGTAACTTATAATACCTTGCTTTCCGGGTATCTAGGGGCTGGAAGAATTCATGAGGCTATGCAAGTATGGAGACAAATTCACGAACTGGGCTTGGAACCTAATTCAGTTACCTATAGTTCTATCATTGATGGAATGTGCAAGATTGGATTGATGAACATAGCAAAGGGtttcttcatgaagatgagGGCTTCTGAGCCCTGTCCTGTCTTGGCAGACTTCAATACGTTAATGGCATTTTTGTGCAAGGAGAGTAGTTTGGAACAAGCAAATAGGTTGTTTCAGGAAATTAGGATAGCAAACCTCGAACCAGATGTTGCATCGTTCAATATTATGATAGATGGAACTCTCAGAGCAGGGGATATTCAATCTGCCAAAGCCCTGCTCACAGAAATGCTTAAATCGGGCTTGACTCCCGATATGCTGACCTTTTCTGCCCTAATCAAATGGCTATCAAAACATGGACAGTTGGATGATGCTAAATTGGTTTACGAGAGAATAGTTTCTTCTGGCTTTATACCTGACTCTGCTGTGTTCGATTCcttgcttaagggttgtgttTCAAGTGGTGACAAAGATGGAATTATCTATTTTCTTCAACAAATGGCTGATAAAGGTGCTGTAATCGACTTGAAGATTACTAGAACTATCTTGTCCTGTCTGTCTCAGGATTTTGTGGATCTTGATGTGAAGGACCTCCCAGACTTTGCCCAAGGAAAATCAAGTCCGGGCATTCGATGTGCGGAGTTTCTTGCTGAACTCCGTCGATCTTACCCTAGGCTTGGGCTTAGTGCAACTTGA
- the LOC116210141 gene encoding THO complex subunit 1 isoform X2, which produces MEAFKRAILQPGPPENFALRIVQEVIKPQKRTKLVQDENQLLENILRTLLQDLVSSAVQSGAPIMEYGQSVDDAETTLGHIPRLLDIVLYLCEKEHIEGGMIFQLLEDLTEMSTMRNCKDVFGYIERKQDILGKQELFARGKLVMLRTCNQLLRRLSKANDVVFCGRILMFLAHFFPLSERSAVNIKGVFNTSNETSYEKEPPAGIAIDFNFYKTFWSLQEYFCNPPSLSLAPTKWLKFTSSLMVVLNTFEAQPLTDEEGDAINMEEEAANYSIKYLTSSKLMGLELKDPSFRRHILVQCLILFDYLRKEEIKTWEDRVKKMLEVTPPKGKDFLHKIEHILEREKNWVWWKRDGCPPFEKQPLEKKAQDSTKKRRPRWRLGNKELSQLWRWADQNPNALTDPQRVRTPSIMDYWKPLAEDMDDSTGIEEEYHHKNNRVYCWKGLRFSARQDLEGFSRFTDHGIEGVVPLDLLPHEVRSKYQAKPNERSKRAKKEESRNATLQAEENQIATPASENDEAVRGDLDSSATPMEADATPVAGGVSQGGTPTPEEQLKESPDTDADPDSGQLEADAEAEAGTIDGETDAEVDVDVDAVS; this is translated from the exons ATG GAAGCATTTAAAAGGGCAATTCTGCAACCAGGGCCACCGGAAAACTTTGCCCTCCGTATAGTTCAGGAAGTCATAAAACCTCAG AAACGAACAAAGTTAGTGCAAGATGAGAACCAGCTTCTTGAAAATATTCTTCGGACGTTACTACAGGACCTGGTG TCATCTGCTGTACAGTCAGGGGCCCCAATTATGGAGTATGGCCAATCTGTTGACGATGCAGAAACTACCCTAGGACATATTCCTCGACTTCTTG ACATTGTGTTGTATCTTTGTGAAAAGGAGCACATTGAAGGCGGCATGATATTCCAGCTGTTGGAAGACTTGACTGAAATGTCTACCATGAGGAATTGCAAGGACGTATTTGGTTATATTGAGAGGAAACAAGATATCCTTGGAAAG CAAGAGCTTTTTGCTCGTGGAAAACTTGTGATGTTGAGAACATGCAATCAACTATTACGTCGATTATCAAAG GCAAATGATGTGGTGTTTTGCGGACGTATCCTCATGTTTCTGGCTCATTTTTTCCCGCTATCAGAGCGTTCAG CTGTGAATATCAAAGGAGTGTTTAACACATCAAATGAAACTAGTTATGAGAAAGAGCCTCCAGCTG GTATTGCCATCGATTTCAACTTCTATAAAACCTTTTGGAGTTTGCAG GAGTACTTTTGTAACCCTCCTTCATTAAGCCTTGCTCCAACCAAGTGGCTGAAATTTACATCCAGTTTAATG GTTGTTCTAAATACCTTTGAAGCTCAACCTTTGACTGATGAAGAGGGGGATGCTATTAATATGGAGGAAGAGGCAGCCAATTATAGCATAAAATATCTTACCAGCAGCAAACTCATGGGTTTGGAA TTGAAGGATCCCAGTTTTAGGCGCCATATTCTCGTGCAGTGCCTGATCTTGTTCGACTACCTTAGG AAAGAAGAGATAAAAACATGGGAGGATCGTGTCAAGAAGATGCTTGAAGTAACTCCACCTAAGGGCAAAGATTTTCTTCATAAGATTGAGCATATATTAGAACGGGAAAAGAATTGG GTTTGGTGGAAGCGCGATGGCTGTCCACCTTTTGAGAAGCAACCACTGGAGAAGAAGGCACAAGATAGCACAAAGAAAAG GAGACCAAGGTGGCGACTAGGAAATAAAGAATTGTCACAACTTTGGAGATGGGCAGATCAAAATCCA AATGCATTAACTGATCCTCAACGTGTCCGCACTCCTTCTATCATGGATTATTGGAAACCCTTGGCTGAAGAT ATGGATGACTCAACTGGAATAGAAGAAGAATATCATCACAAGAACAATCGG GTTTATTGCTGGAAAGGTCTTCGTTTCTCAGCTCGACAGGACTTGGAAGGGTTCTCTCGA TTCACGGACCATGGTATTGAAGGGGTTGTACCATTGGATCTTTTGCCACACGAGGTTCGTTCCAAGTACCAGGCTAAACCAAACGAAAGGTCTAAACGTGCAAAGAAGGAAGAATCGAGGAATGCTACACTCCAAGCTGAAGAAAACCAG ATTGCCACACCTGCAAGCGAGAATGATGAAGCTGTGAGGGGTGACCTCGATTCCTCAGCCACACCAATGGAAGCAGATGCAACGCCGGTTGCTGGTGGTGTCTCTCAGGGTGGTACTCCAACGCCAGAAGAACAGTTAAAGGAAAGCCCTGATACTGATGCAGACCCTGACAGCGGGCAACTCGAAGCGGATGCAGAAGCAGAAGCTGGGACGATTGATGGGGAGACCGATGCAGAGGTCGATGTCGATGTCGATGCAGTAAGCTAA
- the LOC116210141 gene encoding THO complex subunit 1 isoform X3, with the protein MEAFKRAILQPGPPENFALRIVQEVIKPQKRTKLVQDENQLLENILRTLLQDLVSSAVQSGAPIMEYGQSVDDAETTLGHIPRLLDIVLYLCEKEHIEGGMIFQLLEDLTEMSTMRNCKDVFGYIERKQDILGKQELFARGKLVMLRTCNQLLRRLSKANDVVFCGRILMFLAHFFPLSERSAVNIKGVFNTSNETSYEKEPPAGIAIDFNFYKTFWSLQVVLNTFEAQPLTDEEGDAINMEEEAANYSIKYLTSSKLMGLELKDPSFRRHILVQCLILFDYLRYPGKNDKDLPSEGMKEEIKTWEDRVKKMLEVTPPKGKDFLHKIEHILEREKNWVWWKRDGCPPFEKQPLEKKAQDSTKKRRPRWRLGNKELSQLWRWADQNPNALTDPQRVRTPSIMDYWKPLAEDMDDSTGIEEEYHHKNNRVYCWKGLRFSARQDLEGFSRFTDHGIEGVVPLDLLPHEVRSKYQAKPNERSKRAKKEESRNATLQAEENQIATPASENDEAVRGDLDSSATPMEADATPVAGGVSQGGTPTPEEQLKESPDTDADPDSGQLEADAEAEAGTIDGETDAEVDVDVDAVS; encoded by the exons ATG GAAGCATTTAAAAGGGCAATTCTGCAACCAGGGCCACCGGAAAACTTTGCCCTCCGTATAGTTCAGGAAGTCATAAAACCTCAG AAACGAACAAAGTTAGTGCAAGATGAGAACCAGCTTCTTGAAAATATTCTTCGGACGTTACTACAGGACCTGGTG TCATCTGCTGTACAGTCAGGGGCCCCAATTATGGAGTATGGCCAATCTGTTGACGATGCAGAAACTACCCTAGGACATATTCCTCGACTTCTTG ACATTGTGTTGTATCTTTGTGAAAAGGAGCACATTGAAGGCGGCATGATATTCCAGCTGTTGGAAGACTTGACTGAAATGTCTACCATGAGGAATTGCAAGGACGTATTTGGTTATATTGAGAGGAAACAAGATATCCTTGGAAAG CAAGAGCTTTTTGCTCGTGGAAAACTTGTGATGTTGAGAACATGCAATCAACTATTACGTCGATTATCAAAG GCAAATGATGTGGTGTTTTGCGGACGTATCCTCATGTTTCTGGCTCATTTTTTCCCGCTATCAGAGCGTTCAG CTGTGAATATCAAAGGAGTGTTTAACACATCAAATGAAACTAGTTATGAGAAAGAGCCTCCAGCTG GTATTGCCATCGATTTCAACTTCTATAAAACCTTTTGGAGTTTGCAG GTTGTTCTAAATACCTTTGAAGCTCAACCTTTGACTGATGAAGAGGGGGATGCTATTAATATGGAGGAAGAGGCAGCCAATTATAGCATAAAATATCTTACCAGCAGCAAACTCATGGGTTTGGAA TTGAAGGATCCCAGTTTTAGGCGCCATATTCTCGTGCAGTGCCTGATCTTGTTCGACTACCTTAGG TACCCAGGAAAGAATGACAAAGATTTGCCATCTGAAGGCATG AAAGAAGAGATAAAAACATGGGAGGATCGTGTCAAGAAGATGCTTGAAGTAACTCCACCTAAGGGCAAAGATTTTCTTCATAAGATTGAGCATATATTAGAACGGGAAAAGAATTGG GTTTGGTGGAAGCGCGATGGCTGTCCACCTTTTGAGAAGCAACCACTGGAGAAGAAGGCACAAGATAGCACAAAGAAAAG GAGACCAAGGTGGCGACTAGGAAATAAAGAATTGTCACAACTTTGGAGATGGGCAGATCAAAATCCA AATGCATTAACTGATCCTCAACGTGTCCGCACTCCTTCTATCATGGATTATTGGAAACCCTTGGCTGAAGAT ATGGATGACTCAACTGGAATAGAAGAAGAATATCATCACAAGAACAATCGG GTTTATTGCTGGAAAGGTCTTCGTTTCTCAGCTCGACAGGACTTGGAAGGGTTCTCTCGA TTCACGGACCATGGTATTGAAGGGGTTGTACCATTGGATCTTTTGCCACACGAGGTTCGTTCCAAGTACCAGGCTAAACCAAACGAAAGGTCTAAACGTGCAAAGAAGGAAGAATCGAGGAATGCTACACTCCAAGCTGAAGAAAACCAG ATTGCCACACCTGCAAGCGAGAATGATGAAGCTGTGAGGGGTGACCTCGATTCCTCAGCCACACCAATGGAAGCAGATGCAACGCCGGTTGCTGGTGGTGTCTCTCAGGGTGGTACTCCAACGCCAGAAGAACAGTTAAAGGAAAGCCCTGATACTGATGCAGACCCTGACAGCGGGCAACTCGAAGCGGATGCAGAAGCAGAAGCTGGGACGATTGATGGGGAGACCGATGCAGAGGTCGATGTCGATGTCGATGCAGTAAGCTAA
- the LOC116210161 gene encoding cilia- and flagella-associated protein 20: MFKNTFQSGFLSILYSLGSKPLQIWDKEVVNGHVKRPQDEDIQSNVLEIIGSNIQSTYITCPADPSATLGIKLPFLVMIVKSLKKYFTFEIQVLDDKNVRRRFRASNFQAMTRVKPYVCTMPLKMDEGWNQIQLNLADFTRRAYGTNYVETLRVQVHANCRLRRIYFSDRLYSEEELPPEFKLYLPMQKT, from the exons ATGTTCAAGAACACGTTCCAATCTGGTTTTTTATCTATCCTATACAGTCTAGG GAGCAAGCCTTTGCAGATATGGGATAAAGAAG TGGTCAATGGTCATGTAAAGCGGCCGCAAGATGAGGACATTCAGTCGAATGTTCTCGAGATCATCGGCTCGAACATCCAGTCCACGTACATAACATGCCCTGCCGACCCCTCTGCAACGCTCGGTATAAAGCTGCCATTCTTGGTTATGATCGTAAAGAGTCTCAAGAAGTATTTCACTTTCGAGATTCAAGTGCTGGATGACAAGAACGTCAGGCGACGGTTCCGAGCTTCTAACTTTCAA GCTATGACTAGAGTGAAGCCATATGTTTGTACTATGCCATTGAAGATGGACGAAGGATGGAACCAGATTCAGCTGAATCTTGCCGATTTCACGAGGAGAGCATATGGGACCAATTACGTCGAAACCCTGCGAGTTCAGGTGCATGCCAACTGCCGCCTGAGGAGGATATATTTCTCGGACCGGCTTTACTCCGAAGAGGAGCTCCCACCAGAATTTAAACTCTACCTTCCCATGCAg AAAACATGA
- the LOC116210141 gene encoding THO complex subunit 1 isoform X1 yields the protein MEAFKRAILQPGPPENFALRIVQEVIKPQKRTKLVQDENQLLENILRTLLQDLVSSAVQSGAPIMEYGQSVDDAETTLGHIPRLLDIVLYLCEKEHIEGGMIFQLLEDLTEMSTMRNCKDVFGYIERKQDILGKQELFARGKLVMLRTCNQLLRRLSKANDVVFCGRILMFLAHFFPLSERSAVNIKGVFNTSNETSYEKEPPAGIAIDFNFYKTFWSLQEYFCNPPSLSLAPTKWLKFTSSLMVVLNTFEAQPLTDEEGDAINMEEEAANYSIKYLTSSKLMGLELKDPSFRRHILVQCLILFDYLRYPGKNDKDLPSEGMKEEIKTWEDRVKKMLEVTPPKGKDFLHKIEHILEREKNWVWWKRDGCPPFEKQPLEKKAQDSTKKRRPRWRLGNKELSQLWRWADQNPNALTDPQRVRTPSIMDYWKPLAEDMDDSTGIEEEYHHKNNRVYCWKGLRFSARQDLEGFSRFTDHGIEGVVPLDLLPHEVRSKYQAKPNERSKRAKKEESRNATLQAEENQIATPASENDEAVRGDLDSSATPMEADATPVAGGVSQGGTPTPEEQLKESPDTDADPDSGQLEADAEAEAGTIDGETDAEVDVDVDAVS from the exons ATG GAAGCATTTAAAAGGGCAATTCTGCAACCAGGGCCACCGGAAAACTTTGCCCTCCGTATAGTTCAGGAAGTCATAAAACCTCAG AAACGAACAAAGTTAGTGCAAGATGAGAACCAGCTTCTTGAAAATATTCTTCGGACGTTACTACAGGACCTGGTG TCATCTGCTGTACAGTCAGGGGCCCCAATTATGGAGTATGGCCAATCTGTTGACGATGCAGAAACTACCCTAGGACATATTCCTCGACTTCTTG ACATTGTGTTGTATCTTTGTGAAAAGGAGCACATTGAAGGCGGCATGATATTCCAGCTGTTGGAAGACTTGACTGAAATGTCTACCATGAGGAATTGCAAGGACGTATTTGGTTATATTGAGAGGAAACAAGATATCCTTGGAAAG CAAGAGCTTTTTGCTCGTGGAAAACTTGTGATGTTGAGAACATGCAATCAACTATTACGTCGATTATCAAAG GCAAATGATGTGGTGTTTTGCGGACGTATCCTCATGTTTCTGGCTCATTTTTTCCCGCTATCAGAGCGTTCAG CTGTGAATATCAAAGGAGTGTTTAACACATCAAATGAAACTAGTTATGAGAAAGAGCCTCCAGCTG GTATTGCCATCGATTTCAACTTCTATAAAACCTTTTGGAGTTTGCAG GAGTACTTTTGTAACCCTCCTTCATTAAGCCTTGCTCCAACCAAGTGGCTGAAATTTACATCCAGTTTAATG GTTGTTCTAAATACCTTTGAAGCTCAACCTTTGACTGATGAAGAGGGGGATGCTATTAATATGGAGGAAGAGGCAGCCAATTATAGCATAAAATATCTTACCAGCAGCAAACTCATGGGTTTGGAA TTGAAGGATCCCAGTTTTAGGCGCCATATTCTCGTGCAGTGCCTGATCTTGTTCGACTACCTTAGG TACCCAGGAAAGAATGACAAAGATTTGCCATCTGAAGGCATG AAAGAAGAGATAAAAACATGGGAGGATCGTGTCAAGAAGATGCTTGAAGTAACTCCACCTAAGGGCAAAGATTTTCTTCATAAGATTGAGCATATATTAGAACGGGAAAAGAATTGG GTTTGGTGGAAGCGCGATGGCTGTCCACCTTTTGAGAAGCAACCACTGGAGAAGAAGGCACAAGATAGCACAAAGAAAAG GAGACCAAGGTGGCGACTAGGAAATAAAGAATTGTCACAACTTTGGAGATGGGCAGATCAAAATCCA AATGCATTAACTGATCCTCAACGTGTCCGCACTCCTTCTATCATGGATTATTGGAAACCCTTGGCTGAAGAT ATGGATGACTCAACTGGAATAGAAGAAGAATATCATCACAAGAACAATCGG GTTTATTGCTGGAAAGGTCTTCGTTTCTCAGCTCGACAGGACTTGGAAGGGTTCTCTCGA TTCACGGACCATGGTATTGAAGGGGTTGTACCATTGGATCTTTTGCCACACGAGGTTCGTTCCAAGTACCAGGCTAAACCAAACGAAAGGTCTAAACGTGCAAAGAAGGAAGAATCGAGGAATGCTACACTCCAAGCTGAAGAAAACCAG ATTGCCACACCTGCAAGCGAGAATGATGAAGCTGTGAGGGGTGACCTCGATTCCTCAGCCACACCAATGGAAGCAGATGCAACGCCGGTTGCTGGTGGTGTCTCTCAGGGTGGTACTCCAACGCCAGAAGAACAGTTAAAGGAAAGCCCTGATACTGATGCAGACCCTGACAGCGGGCAACTCGAAGCGGATGCAGAAGCAGAAGCTGGGACGATTGATGGGGAGACCGATGCAGAGGTCGATGTCGATGTCGATGCAGTAAGCTAA